AGCCAAATTTAATTTTATGATGTAAAAGCGCTGCAATTCCAACTGCCCCTGCACCTTCCACAACTACCTTTTGTCTCTCCATTAAAAACAAAATTGCATTAGCAATTTCCTCATCATCAACTTCTACAATATCATCTACTATTTCTTTTATAATATTAAAAGTTATTGGAGAAGTATCTCTTACTGCTATGCCATCTGCAATTGTTTTTACAAAAGGTGTATCTTGAACTGAACCACTTAGAAAACTAAGTCTCATAGCAGGTGCACCTTCTGCTGTAACTCCAATAACCTTTATATGAGAATTTATCTGTTTTGCAGCACTTGCAATACCACTTATTAAACCTCCCCCACCAACAGGTACAACAATATAATCTAAATCGGGAACTTTTTGAAGCATTTCAAGAGCAATAGTACCTTGTCCTGCCATTACTTCTTCATCCGCAAATGGATGGATAAATTCAAGTCCTTTTTCTTTTGCAAGTTTTATAGCATATTCATATGCTTCATCATAGTTATTTCCAGCTAAAACTACTTCTCCTCCATACTCTTTAACACCACTAACTTTTGTAAGAGGAGTTGCTTCTGGCATTACTATGATTGATGGAATATTAAAATAATTAGCACTAAATGCTACACCTTGTGCGTGATTTCCAGCACTTGCAGCAATTACTCCTTTTTTTCTCTTCTCTTCACTTAAAGATGCAATTTTATTAAATGCACCTCTTAGTTTAAAAGCCCCTGTTATTTGAAGATTTTCTTTTTTTAAAAAAATCTCATTTCCAACTTTTTGAGATAGTACAGGAGCATACGCAAATGGAGTTTTATACACAACATTTTTTATTCTCTCGTGAGCTTCTTTTATTTTACTAAGAAATATCATTAAATTAATCCCTCACTTTCACATCTTTTGTGTTCTACCATAATACACTTATCTTCTACATAAAAAATTCCATTTTTTTGAGCTATATTTTTAGCTTCTTCGTTTTTTACACCCTCTTGTAAAAATACACATTTAATTCCTGGAAGTTTAACTGCCTTTTCTACAATAGGAGGAGTATCTTCACTTTTTCTAAAAATATCTACAATATCAACTTCAAAATCAATTTCATCTAAACTTCTATATACTCTCTCACCTAATATTTTTTCTTCTCTCGGATATACAGGAATAATTTTATAACCTTTTTCTTGCAAATATTTTGCTACTTGATGAGAAGCTCTATGAGGTTTTGGTGAGAGTCCAACTATTACAATCACTTTTGAAGTTTTAAGAACTTCACATAGTTTTTTATCAGCTTTTTTTGCACTTGGCAGTTCACAAGCCTCCATTTTTAACCTTTTTTAACAAAATTATATCAAAAAAACACCATAAAGACTTGATTTTTGGGAATAAAAAAGAGTAAAATTTATTGTCACTAAATTTAAGGAGGAAAAATGAAAAAGTCTGATTTAGTAGCAGCAGTAGCAGAGAAGACAGGTTTAAGTAAAAAAGATGTTGCAGCAGTAATTGATGCTACAATTGAAACAATCGAAGAAGCTTTACAAAAAGGTGAAAAAGTAAGTTTTATTGGATTTGGTAGTTTTGAAGTTGTAACAAGAGCTCCAAGAGTTGCAAGAGTGCCAGGTACTGGAAAAGAAATTAAAATTCCTGAAACAAAATCAGTTAAATTTAAAGTTGGTAAAAAACTAAAAGAGTTAGTAAACTCTGGCAAAACAACTAAAAAAAGAGGATGTAAAAAATAATCCTCTTTTTATTTTATAATTTCACTTATTATATATTTTCTTGGAATTATAATCATTTGATTTGATTTGTTGCTTTTTAAATAGTAATTAATACTCAAATTAAATATTACTTTCGCTTTTTCTAATTTACAAAAATTTTTATTTTCATACATTATATTATAATTACTTTTTAAAAAATCACAATATTTATTTTTATTGTTTATATATAATGTTGATACATAATTACCAATTTTCATATATCTTAATCCTAATTCAAAATATTGTGCAATAAAAAAAATTAAAAAAAACCAAATTAAAAAAGCTATCAATAATAATGCTAAACTTTTTTTTGTTTTATTTATCTCATAAAGAGTGTAAATCATTATCATTAATATAATCATACACATTAATAAAAATAAATTAAAATTAGAAAAAATAAGCATAAAAAGAAATACCCAAAAATAAGAAGTTAATAATATTTTAAATTCTTCTTTTTCTAATTTAGTTTTTAGTTTATCATTGACTTTAAGCAGCATTTTATATATTATTTTATATAATAATTTAATTATCATAAAAATTTCTATATATAAAAAAAGATAACTTAAATAATATTTTCCAAAATCTAAATCCAACAATTCTATTATTTTGTATTCAATGTAAATTCCAAATAACCACAAAATTCGTCTAAAAAAGAAAAAAAACAAAGGTAATAAAAAATAAATTAAAATTAAACCAATAACACTTAAAATTACATTAAAAACTATAACTTCAATCATAAAATCTGAAGACATAGGAGGCAAAAATCTAAGTTGTGAAATTTCAATTGTTATTAAAATAGAAAGTGTAACTATTACAACAATAAAAAGAAAATCTTTATTTTTAATAAAGTCAGATATAACTATATTATTTTTAATTTTTTTCCATTTAAAATATCTACCATAAAAATCATTTGACACTATTTTATCCTTAATTGGTACCAGCGGAGGGACTCGAACCCTCATGGGTTGCCCCGGCGGATTTTGAGTCCGCTGCGTCTACCAGTTCCGCCACGCTGGCATTTTGGAAAATTATTATATCAAATTTATTAACTTTCTGATAACAATAAATAGTTAAAATAAAAAAAGTTAAAAAAAATAAAAAAATGTCGATTTAATATTAAATGACATTCAAAGGACAAAATATGCAAATTTTAATGATTATATTAATAATTTATGGAATTTTTGCAATTGCTGAAATAATGTATATAAAAAAATTAGAAAAGAGATTTAAAGAAAAAAACTTAAAACTAAACGAATATGAAGAAGAGTTAATATTAAAAAAGATTATACAAAAAGCTTAATCACACTCTTCTTGCATTTTATTTACTAATGAGTCATCATATGGGTCTGCATGAATATTAATTATCCATTTTTTGTTTTTATCAATATTTCTAATTTTTTCTTCTACATTCTCGACAATTGAATGTGCAAGTTTTAATTTCATATCAGGTGTCATTACTAAATGCACATCAACAAAGTTTCTAATTCCAGCTTTTCTTGTTCTTAAACAGTGATAATCAAGTACAAGTGGTTCTTTTTTTAAAATTTCTTTAATTTTTTCAATTGTTTCAAAATCAAGAGCAGCATCAAGAAGTATTTCAAATCCTTCTTTAATAATTTCACTCGCTTCTTTAATGATATAAATACCAATTGCAATAGATAAAACATAATCTATCCAATAAAGCCCTGTAAATTTTACAATAATTAAAGATACTAAAACAGATGCATTTACTACTAAATCTGTTTTGTAATGAAGAGCATCTGATTTAATTACAATATTATTTGTTTTTTTATAAACATAAAGCAAAAATGAAACAAGTGCTGCTGTAACTATAATAGAAAAAATCATTACATAAATTGAAATATCAAAATTTGAGATAGTTTCTTTTTGAAGAATTTTCCTAACAGCTTCATAAATAATAAAGACACCACTTCCAGTAATTATAAGACCTTCAAAAAGTGCTGCTAAACCTTCTATTTTTCCTTTTCCATAAGGATATTTACTATTTGGAGAACTTTCACTAATTTTTAATGCAATATTATTAAAAATACTAACAGCCATATCTAAAATACTATCTAATGCACTTGCAATTACAGCAACACTACCACTCATAAATCCTACTATTACTTTCGCAATTGCTAAAATTAATGCTGTAAAAGTAGCAACAAGAGTTGCAATTCTTGGTAATGATAATTTCATTTAATCAATCCTTTTTTTTTGATGAAATAATAATATTTTTTTGAACATATGTCAAATAAATTTTTTAATTCCTTCTTTTAATAAATCAATTAATACTGTTGCATACGCACCTTTTGGCAAAATAAAAACCAATTCATATTGAGCAAAGTCTTTTAGATATTTTTTTTCAATTATTTCTGGAAAAATCCAAGCAATCCTTCTATCTCCATTTGCAGGAATTAACTCATCATATTTCTCTTCAATCTCTCTTGCTTTATCTTTTGCACGAAGTGCTTTTTTACCAGGTAAAAGCCCTGTAACACTAATCTCTTTTTTATAAAATCTCTCACTATCTTCTAAACTTTCTAAATAAAAATATTTTCCCATTGGATAGTGAGTCATAACATCACCTGGGAGTAATTTAAATGGATGTTTTTGAGATTTTACAAACTTTATTAACTCTTTATCATATCCAGCCGTTAATAACTCTTTTTCACTCAAATCAAAAATATTACTAAGCCTTATTCTTTCTGCAAGCCAATCATTAAAAAGTTTTGACTGATAGGCACTTATTAAAAACTTTTCCATTCTTCTATTTTTAATAAATTTTTCACCTTCAATTATAGCTTTACCTTCTTCAAAATTATTTCCAAATTTTCCAAATCTTTGATATCCAAAAAAGTTTGGCATACCATATTTTTTAATTTCTTTAAGAACACTATCTATTTTTTTAGCATCAACAGGCAAAACTTTTTTAAGTCTTACAAAAAATTTATTACCTTTTAAATGACCTATTTTTAATTTATTTCTATGAAGGTCTTGTTCGACAATTTTTATATTTTTATCTTCAAATTTATTTACATTATCTCTATATTTTCTTGGGACACTTATCCACTGAATTGTCATACCATCTTTATCTTTAAGTCCTGCATATCCAATATCTCTTTTTTTTATACCTGTTACGGCTGAGAGTTTATTTATCATCTCATTAGTAGTTAAACCTTTTTTTCTAACTTTTAACATCAACCACTCACCTGTATGAGCAAAAGGATAAAGTGGAATCTCTTCAACTACAAAATTTTCTGAATTTTTATTAAAATGAAAGTTGATTGGTGCATGAGAAAAAATCATTTTGTGCCTTTTTTGTGAAATTATATCAAGAAGATTTACAATGTTTTAAAACTAAGTGAGATATAAAAATAAGCTGAAATGTATATCCAAACCAAGAAATTATAGGAATAAAGTAAATAAAAGAAGTTAAAAACACTACTACCCAAGCCTTAATTCCAAGTTTTTTTTCTATTTCTCTAACATCAAAAAATAGATAACTACTATCATAAATTAAAGGTTTTTTATTCAAAATACTCCACATAAACATTTGATAAAAAATATTAACAACAGGGATAAATAACATCCAAAAACTTAAAATAAATAAAACTAAATATAATAAAAGTGACTTAATTGAAGTTATTACTCCATAAATAGTATCTTTCAGGGTAGGTTTTTTAGGTGTACAATTATAATGTTTTTCATTAATACGTAAAACTATATGGTCTATAAAAAAACTACTAAATACTCCAAGAGTTGATATTGTTAAAAGATAATAAAGTAATAATAAAACAATCCAACCTGTTGAGTTTATTATATTTACTAACACATCTCCATAAGGTAAAACTTTTGCATAATTTGATAATAAGTTTAATAAATTATCACCAAAAAAATAAAAAATAATTCCCCAAAAAATAATTGATATTAAAAGTGGTAATAGTGAATACTTTATTATTTTACCATCAAATAAATCTTCTAATATTTTCACAACAATCCTTAAAAATGATTTTCTTTACATATGTTTTTATATTTTCCTCTTTTTGTTATAGCAAAAATTGTTATTTTTGTCCTTGTTATTTTAGCAATATTTTTAATCGCTTTTAAATGTTTCTTAGAAAATGTAAATAAAATTTCATATTCTTCACCACTACACCCTGTAATTTTATCAATATTTTTAATAAACCTATATCCTACATTTGACACTTTTGAAATTCTCTCTAACTCTTTAAAAAGTCCATCGCTTATATCACAAGCGGCTGTAATATATTTACTTGCTTTATAAAAAAATTTATCCCTTAAAATAGGTTTTATAAATTTAGAATTTTTATTTGTTTTTTTACCTATTAAAAGTCTTTTTAAATCTTTACTTACACTTCCTAAACTGCCAGTAAATGCAACATATTCATCAATTTTTGCTTTTCTTTTTATAGCTCTTTTACTCTCCCCTATCATAGTAATTGAAATAGCGATTTTTTCATTTTTTATAGTATCACCACCAATTATTTTATATCCATATTCATTAGCTGCTTTTTTAAAACCATATGCTAACTTTTTAATATCACTTAAAGACATATCAGGAAATCCAACATTTAATATTGCATATTTAATTTTTGAGTTCATAACAATCATATCACTAATATTTACTAAACTTGCCTTATAGCTAATTTCATCTAAATCCAGCCACTCTTTTTTGAAATGAATATCTTCAAAAAAACTATCACTTGCAATAATATTACATCTTTTTAAATCTACAATAGCTCCATCATCACCAATAAATTTGTTTTTAAATTGTTTTATAAAAAAATCTTCTTTCATAAACTCTTTAATACCTCTTTTTCCCAATCTTTTAAATTAGATTTTGCAAGAAGTTCAGCTTTTCTCATTTTTTTATATAAATTATCAGCATATGCCACTTCTTCTCTGCTTGGTTCTCGTCTCACAGCAACAAATCCAGCTATCTCTTCTGGTTTATCATAAGTTATTTCTCCCTCTTCATTTATTGGGTCAATTTGAACTATTACCCAATAATATTTTCCATCTTTTCTTAGATTTTTAACCATACCTTCCCAATGCTCACCTCTTAAAATAGTATCCCACATCTCTTTAAATGCTGCTTCTGGCATAGTAGGATGTCTAACAATTGAGTGAGGTTTTCCAATTAATTCTTCTTTTGAATATTTTGTCATATCTCTATATGCTTTTGAAGCAAAAGTAATAATTCCTTTTTTATCTGTTCTTGTTATTAATGCTCTTGCATCAAGCCCTTCTTCTGTAAAAGTTGCTTCAACATCAAGTGGTTTTACATTTGGTCTTGCAGCCATTTTTTATCCTTTAAAAAAAGTTGTTTTCAAATCCAAAATCTTGAATTGGTGGATTTTTATCATTTTGTTGTAACATTTTAATATCAAAAGCACTTGCAATATGTTTTGGACATACATAAACACATTTTTGACAATTAATACAATTATAAAGTCCATTTTCTTTTGCAAGTTCTATTCTTTCTTGTTTATCACTTTTATCCCTACTATCAAACACAAATCTAAAATATTTACTAAATACAAAAGGCCCTGCAAAATCTTTATCATAATCTAATGCTTCACACTCAAAATGACAAGCCATACATAAAATACAATCTGTTTGTTTATCATATTTTTTAAGTTCCTCAGGAGTTTGTAAATTTTCTTTTGTTTCATCTATTTCATCTACAAACCATAATTTGTTATCTTTTATAGATTTTTCAATATAACTATGGTCCACAACTAAGTCTCTTAACACTACACTTCTATCAACAGGCTCTACTATTACTTCATCATTCTGAATTAAATCTTTTACTTTACTTTTACAAGCTAAAACTGTTCTATCATTTACTTTAACTGCACAAGTCCCACAAATTGCACTTCTACAAAAACTTCTATATGCAAATCTTTTTTTATAATTTGCTCTATCTAAAAGTTCTAAAATTGTTTCATTTTCTTTAAAATCAAATTCAAACTCATCAAAATAGTGTCTATTTCCGTCAAATCTTTTGATTAATAATCTCATCTATCTTTTCCCTTGCTAAATTTAATCCTTTAATTTTATCTTTTTTATACTCTTCTATTATCATTTTAATATCATTTTTATCAAAATTATTATCTCTTTGCAAGTAATATCCAATAAGCTGTAAGAAATTTCTTGGATTTTCACTAAAAACTGCTCTTTCAAAATCAATAAATTTAACTCCATTTTCAGTTAAAAAAATATGATAATATCTCCCAAGTTGTTTATGAAAAACTCCTTTTTTATCCAAATAATATGCCCCATTTAAAGCCTCTTTTAAAAGAAGATAATATTTTGAAGTTTCTAAATCTTTTAGAGGCTCTCCTTTTATATATTCCATTATAAAATATCTTTTACCTCTAAAAATAGGCTTTGGAGCATAATTCCCATCTAAAAATTTTAAAATTTCCCATTCTTTATCTATATTATAATTTTTTGCCCATTTTAATGCTGCAATCCTTCCATCTTCAAGCTTTACTTTATAAACTTCTCCTCTATTTCCTTCACCAAGTTTTCCAATAACATCATATCTCAATTAGTTCCTTTTTTGATATAATTTTATTCTATCTCCCGGTAGCTCAGCTGGATAGAGCGTCGGATTCCTAATCCGAAGGTCGTGGGTTCAAATCCCGCCCGGGAGACCATCTATTAAATAATTAGTATTTTCTTTCAGCTGGAGCATATAAACTTAAATCTACTTCACCTTTTTCATAATTAAAACTTCCATCAGAATTTCTTGTAATCATTGAGTGATATAAATAATTCTCATCATCTCTTTTTGGATAATCATCTCTATAAAAACTACCACGAGATTCTTTTCTTTGAAGTGAAGCAAATGCTAATACATCTGCAATATCTAAAAGATTAAAAAATTCAAGAGTCGATTGTAAATCAAGATTAAAAATTTTGCTTTTATCTTCTACTGCTAAATTTTCATATGCCCTTGCTTTTAAATTTTTAAGTTTTTCATAACCCTCTTGCATCTCTTTTTCATTTTTAAATACACCAAAATGTTTAAACATTATCTCTCCAAGTTCAACTCTTAAATCACCTAAATGTTCTTTTGACTCTTTACTCATAAGCTCTTTTATAAATTCTATATCTTCTTTTAATTTTTTTTCTCCACCCTTTTCAAAGTTAGTTGCTTCTGCATACCTCACAGCCTCTTTTCCCGCTATATTTCCAAAAACTACAATATCAAGTAAACTATTTCCTCCAAGTCTATTTGCTCCATGAACACTAACGCACTGAGCTTCTCCTACGGCATAAATACCTTCAATTGGAGTTTCACATTTTATATTAGTATGAATTCCACCCATAGCATAATGAGCAGTAGGTTTTATTGGAATAGGCTCTTTTACTATATCTATTCCTTCAAAATCAATTGCAAGTTCTCTAATTTGAGGGAGTCTTTCTTTAATTTTTTCTTCTCCAAGATGAGTTAAATCAAGATGTACATATTCTCTTCCTTCTTCATCCTTAAAGCCCCTACCTTCTCTAATTTCCATCATTATACTTCTACTTACTAAATCTCTTGGACCAAGTTCCATTTTCTCAGGTGCATATTTACTCATAAATCTCTCACCAAGTGAATTTATTAAATATCCACCTTCTCCTCTTGCTGCCTCACTCACTAATATAGCTGACTTTCTAAGGCCTGTTGGATGAAATTGTAAAAACTCCATATCTTTTAAAACAAGACCTGCTCTTAATGCTGCTGCTGTTCCATCTCCTGTACATCCTAATGCATTTGAAGTATAACCCCAATAAACTCTACTATGCCCACCTGTTGCAATAATAATTGCTTTTGTTTTTATAAAAGTAATCTCACCTGTTGAAATATTTATAGCTGTGATACCTTGAACTCTTTTACCATTATGAACAATATTTAACATAAACCACTCATTTAAAAACTTAACACCTTCTTTAATACATTGCTCATACAAAGTATGAAGCATTACAAGACCAATTTTATCTGCACTATAACAAGTTCTATTTTTGCTTGCTCCACCAAAAGGTCTTTGTGCAATTTTTCCATTATTTAATCTACTAAAAGGAAGTCCCATATGCTCCAATGCTCTGATGATTTTTGGAGCTTCATAACACATATATTTAACTGCCCCCTGGTCTGCTAAATAATCACTACCCTTAATAGTATCAAATGTATGAATTTCTTCATTATCTGTTGGGTCTACATTAGCGAGTGCTGCATTGATTCCACCTTGGGCTGCACCAGTGTGTGAGCGAGTAGGATACACTTTACTAAGTACAGCAACATTTAAATCTCTATTTTCTTTAATAGCACTAAGTGCAGCATAAAGTCCAGCCCCACCAGCCCCAATAATTAAAATATCAATTTGCATATGTTTCCTTTAATTATTAGTATAGGAAATTAATTTGTAATATAAACTAAATAGAGTTTTTTGAATTTTAAGTTTTAAAATTTTAATATTAATTAAATCAACCATTTTAGAGTTATTTAAAACTTTTAAATCAAGAGTTGTAGCATTTCCTGCTTTTATAGAATCTAATGTTGAATCAATTAAGTTATTATATAAACTAAGATTTTCTTTATAAATATTTATTTTATTTTTTAGACTTTTGATTTGTGATAGTGCAATATTATATTCGCTTCTTAGTTGTCTTTTTTTATCTTCAATAAGTAAAACTGACTTTAAATAATCAATTTTTGTTTTCTCAATTTTTGTTTTAGCATTAATACTAATTGGAAGAGTTGCACTAAGACCGATTGTGTAATAATTTTGTGTATCTGAGAGTAATTTATTTTCAAATTTTTTATGATTTAAACTTCCATTTAGAGAAATAGTTAATAATTGATTGCCTCTTTGCATTTTGTATAAGTAACTTTTTATATTCTTTAATTTTTGTTGTGCTTTTAATTCAATATTATTATTTAAATACTCATTTTGTTTTATTAATTTAAGTTTTGGCAAAGTAACTTCTTCAATATTTAGTGAAGATATTGTTGAAAAACTATTTTTAATTTGAGAGAGTTGATAGTTAATATCTTCTAAATTTAATTTTAAAGAATTTAATTTAATAATTGCATTATCAAGTTCACTTGAATTTCCAATACCATTTAAAAATGCCTCTTTTTTTCTTAGTACATCTATTTTTGCATTTTCAATATTTTTAATTAAAATCTCTTTTTGCAGCTTCAAAACTTTATAATCATATACAAAATCGTATGCTTGTTTTATTAAATTTCTTTTTTGAAGTTCAATTTGGTCTAAATTATATTTTTTTAATACATTAGCATATTTAATCGAATAATAAATCGCCCCACTTTTAAAAATTGGTTGATTTATACTAATAGAATAAAGCTGAGTAGTAGTTTGTATTCCTTGAATATTATCTTTTGTATATGAATATTGAAGATTAATAGGATTTATCCAGTTTCTTTTTGTTTCAATAGCATCTTTTAATGAGTTTTCTTTATCTAAATTAAGTTCTTTTAATTTTAAATCACTAAGTATTGATGCTTGAAGTAAAAAAGGAACTAAAAAAATTAATTTTCGCATTGTTTCCCCTCAATTTTAAATATTGCACTTTTTAATCTATCAAATCCCTCATTAATCTCTTCTTTTGTAATAGTAAGAGGAGGTAAAAACCTAACTGCATTATTTCCTGCTTTTAATACTAAAACTTTTTCCTCAAAAGCTTTTTTAACAATTTCATCT
This Caminibacter mediatlanticus TB-2 DNA region includes the following protein-coding sequences:
- the ilvA gene encoding threonine ammonia-lyase — its product is MIFLSKIKEAHERIKNVVYKTPFAYAPVLSQKVGNEIFLKKENLQITGAFKLRGAFNKIASLSEEKRKKGVIAASAGNHAQGVAFSANYFNIPSIIVMPEATPLTKVSGVKEYGGEVVLAGNNYDEAYEYAIKLAKEKGLEFIHPFADEEVMAGQGTIALEMLQKVPDLDYIVVPVGGGGLISGIASAAKQINSHIKVIGVTAEGAPAMRLSFLSGSVQDTPFVKTIADGIAVRDTSPITFNIIKEIVDDIVEVDDEEIANAILFLMERQKVVVEGAGAVGIAALLHHKIKFGSPKKVGVVLSGGNIDVTMVNLIIEKGLLKSHRKMKLVITLVDKPGALMKLTEILSKERANIVSIGYDRTDLNLAIGDANVSIALETRGLEHQESIKRALHKNGFRFVVE
- a CDS encoding CoA-binding protein, with protein sequence MEACELPSAKKADKKLCEVLKTSKVIVIVGLSPKPHRASHQVAKYLQEKGYKIIPVYPREEKILGERVYRSLDEIDFEVDIVDIFRKSEDTPPIVEKAVKLPGIKCVFLQEGVKNEEAKNIAQKNGIFYVEDKCIMVEHKRCESEGLI
- a CDS encoding HU family DNA-binding protein, translated to MKKSDLVAAVAEKTGLSKKDVAAVIDATIETIEEALQKGEKVSFIGFGSFEVVTRAPRVARVPGTGKEIKIPETKSVKFKVGKKLKELVNSGKTTKKRGCKK
- a CDS encoding cation diffusion facilitator family transporter; its protein translation is MKLSLPRIATLVATFTALILAIAKVIVGFMSGSVAVIASALDSILDMAVSIFNNIALKISESSPNSKYPYGKGKIEGLAALFEGLIITGSGVFIIYEAVRKILQKETISNFDISIYVMIFSIIVTAALVSFLLYVYKKTNNIVIKSDALHYKTDLVVNASVLVSLIIVKFTGLYWIDYVLSIAIGIYIIKEASEIIKEGFEILLDAALDFETIEKIKEILKKEPLVLDYHCLRTRKAGIRNFVDVHLVMTPDMKLKLAHSIVENVEEKIRNIDKNKKWIINIHADPYDDSLVNKMQEECD
- the truD gene encoding tRNA pseudouridine(13) synthase TruD, whose protein sequence is MIFSHAPINFHFNKNSENFVVEEIPLYPFAHTGEWLMLKVRKKGLTTNEMINKLSAVTGIKKRDIGYAGLKDKDGMTIQWISVPRKYRDNVNKFEDKNIKIVEQDLHRNKLKIGHLKGNKFFVRLKKVLPVDAKKIDSVLKEIKKYGMPNFFGYQRFGKFGNNFEEGKAIIEGEKFIKNRRMEKFLISAYQSKLFNDWLAERIRLSNIFDLSEKELLTAGYDKELIKFVKSQKHPFKLLPGDVMTHYPMGKYFYLESLEDSERFYKKEISVTGLLPGKKALRAKDKAREIEEKYDELIPANGDRRIAWIFPEIIEKKYLKDFAQYELVFILPKGAYATVLIDLLKEGIKKFI
- a CDS encoding EI24 domain-containing protein, with protein sequence MKILEDLFDGKIIKYSLLPLLISIIFWGIIFYFFGDNLLNLLSNYAKVLPYGDVLVNIINSTGWIVLLLLYYLLTISTLGVFSSFFIDHIVLRINEKHYNCTPKKPTLKDTIYGVITSIKSLLLYLVLFILSFWMLFIPVVNIFYQMFMWSILNKKPLIYDSSYLFFDVREIEKKLGIKAWVVVFLTSFIYFIPIISWFGYTFQLIFISHLVLKHCKSS
- a CDS encoding thiamine-phosphate kinase, with amino-acid sequence MKEDFFIKQFKNKFIGDDGAIVDLKRCNIIASDSFFEDIHFKKEWLDLDEISYKASLVNISDMIVMNSKIKYAILNVGFPDMSLSDIKKLAYGFKKAANEYGYKIIGGDTIKNEKIAISITMIGESKRAIKRKAKIDEYVAFTGSLGSVSKDLKRLLIGKKTNKNSKFIKPILRDKFFYKASKYITAACDISDGLFKELERISKVSNVGYRFIKNIDKITGCSGEEYEILFTFSKKHLKAIKNIAKITRTKITIFAITKRGKYKNICKENHF
- a CDS encoding PAS domain-containing protein gives rise to the protein MAARPNVKPLDVEATFTEEGLDARALITRTDKKGIITFASKAYRDMTKYSKEELIGKPHSIVRHPTMPEAAFKEMWDTILRGEHWEGMVKNLRKDGKYYWVIVQIDPINEEGEITYDKPEEIAGFVAVRREPSREEVAYADNLYKKMRKAELLAKSNLKDWEKEVLKSL
- a CDS encoding succinate dehydrogenase/fumarate reductase iron-sulfur subunit — translated: MRLLIKRFDGNRHYFDEFEFDFKENETILELLDRANYKKRFAYRSFCRSAICGTCAVKVNDRTVLACKSKVKDLIQNDEVIVEPVDRSVVLRDLVVDHSYIEKSIKDNKLWFVDEIDETKENLQTPEELKKYDKQTDCILCMACHFECEALDYDKDFAGPFVFSKYFRFVFDSRDKSDKQERIELAKENGLYNCINCQKCVYVCPKHIASAFDIKMLQQNDKNPPIQDFGFENNFF
- a CDS encoding RIO1 family regulatory kinase/ATPase codes for the protein MRYDVIGKLGEGNRGEVYKVKLEDGRIAALKWAKNYNIDKEWEILKFLDGNYAPKPIFRGKRYFIMEYIKGEPLKDLETSKYYLLLKEALNGAYYLDKKGVFHKQLGRYYHIFLTENGVKFIDFERAVFSENPRNFLQLIGYYLQRDNNFDKNDIKMIIEEYKKDKIKGLNLAREKIDEIINQKI
- a CDS encoding FAD-binding protein, which codes for MQIDILIIGAGGAGLYAALSAIKENRDLNVAVLSKVYPTRSHTGAAQGGINAALANVDPTDNEEIHTFDTIKGSDYLADQGAVKYMCYEAPKIIRALEHMGLPFSRLNNGKIAQRPFGGASKNRTCYSADKIGLVMLHTLYEQCIKEGVKFLNEWFMLNIVHNGKRVQGITAINISTGEITFIKTKAIIIATGGHSRVYWGYTSNALGCTGDGTAAALRAGLVLKDMEFLQFHPTGLRKSAILVSEAARGEGGYLINSLGERFMSKYAPEKMELGPRDLVSRSIMMEIREGRGFKDEEGREYVHLDLTHLGEEKIKERLPQIRELAIDFEGIDIVKEPIPIKPTAHYAMGGIHTNIKCETPIEGIYAVGEAQCVSVHGANRLGGNSLLDIVVFGNIAGKEAVRYAEATNFEKGGEKKLKEDIEFIKELMSKESKEHLGDLRVELGEIMFKHFGVFKNEKEMQEGYEKLKNLKARAYENLAVEDKSKIFNLDLQSTLEFFNLLDIADVLAFASLQRKESRGSFYRDDYPKRDDENYLYHSMITRNSDGSFNYEKGEVDLSLYAPAERKY
- a CDS encoding TolC family protein; translation: MRKLIFLVPFLLQASILSDLKLKELNLDKENSLKDAIETKRNWINPINLQYSYTKDNIQGIQTTTQLYSISINQPIFKSGAIYYSIKYANVLKKYNLDQIELQKRNLIKQAYDFVYDYKVLKLQKEILIKNIENAKIDVLRKKEAFLNGIGNSSELDNAIIKLNSLKLNLEDINYQLSQIKNSFSTISSLNIEEVTLPKLKLIKQNEYLNNNIELKAQQKLKNIKSYLYKMQRGNQLLTISLNGSLNHKKFENKLLSDTQNYYTIGLSATLPISINAKTKIEKTKIDYLKSVLLIEDKKRQLRSEYNIALSQIKSLKNKINIYKENLSLYNNLIDSTLDSIKAGNATTLDLKVLNNSKMVDLINIKILKLKIQKTLFSLYYKLISYTNN